A window of Rhododendron vialii isolate Sample 1 chromosome 11a, ASM3025357v1 contains these coding sequences:
- the LOC131307854 gene encoding uncharacterized protein LOC131307854, which produces MARSVEGEGEGENSQRGGTSGTNNGIRVRARPDAFLIVCRCFSFVTSVAAFLCIAVNVYAAVVSFKDGSDIFDGIFRCYAVVIALFVVVAETEWGFVIKFFKVLEYWVGRGMLQIFVAVMTKAYPEDANDQTVLVLLQNIASYMLLACGVVYIISGILCIGLLKRARQKKEVSRDQAVKDLQELERRREELEALLIVEERA; this is translated from the exons ATGGCGAGAAGCgtggagggggagggggagggagagaacTCGCAGCGAGGAGGTACCAGTGGGACTAATAACGGCATCAGAGTCAGGGCGAGGCCGGATGCTTTCCTGATCGTCTGCCGATGCTTCAGCTTCGTAACGTCGGTGGCCGCCTTCCTTTGCATTGCCGTTAATGTCTACGCTGCCGTCGTTTCGTTCAAAGACGGATCCGAT ATATTTGACGGGATATTTCGGTGCTATGCGGTTGTGATTgcgttgtttgttgttgttgctgaGACTGAATGGGGATTCGTCATCAAGTTCTTCAAG GTGTTGGAGTATTGGGTGGGGAGGGGTATGCTGCAGATTTT CGTTGCAGTGATGACAAAAGCTTACCCTGAGGACGCTAATGATCAGACGGTGCTCGTTCTTCTCCAAAACATAGCAAGCTACATGCTTCTTGCTTGTGGTGTTGTTTACATTATTTCG GGAATTTTATGCATTGGCCTTCTCAAACGTGCTCGCCAGAAGAAAGAAGTTTCAAGGGATCAAGCTGTTAAGGATTTGCAA GAGTTAGAGAGGCGTAGAGAGGAACTAGAAGCTTTGTTAATAGTTGAAGAAAGAGCTTGA
- the LOC131307856 gene encoding uncharacterized protein LOC131307856 produces the protein MARNVDAFMVVCRCFSVVTAVAALLCIAVNVLYAVRSFMNESDIFDGIFRCYAVLIAIFVVVAETEWDVVMKFWKVLEYWVARGILQIFVAVMTKAYSEDSDDQTVLVLLENIASYMLLACGVVYVVSGIFCVGYVKRAHQKKEVPRDQAIKDLQELEQRRQELEALLLVQERA, from the exons ATGGCGAGAAACGTGGATGCTTTCATGGTCGTCTGCCGGTGCTTCAGCGTCGTAACGGCCGTCGCCGCCCTCCTTTGCATCGCCGTCAATGTTCTCTATGCCGTCCGTTCGTTCATGAACGAATCCGAT ATATTTGACGGGATATTCCGGTGCTACGCGGTTCTGATTGCGATCTTCGTCGTCGTTGCCGAGACTGAATGGGATGTCGTTATGAAGTTCTGGAAG GTGTTGGAGTATTGGGTGGCCAGGGGTATCCTGCAGATCTT CGTCGCAGTGATGACAAAAGCTTACTCTGAGGACTCTGATGACCAGACGGTGCTCGTTCTCCTCGAAAACATAGCAAGCTACATGCTTCTTGCTTGTGGCGTTGTTTATGTTGTTTCG GGAATTTTCTGCGTTGGCTATGTCAAACGCGCTCACCAGAAGAAAGAAGTTCCACGGGATCAAGCAATCAAGGATTTGCAA GAGTTAGAGCAGCGTAGACAGGAACTTGAAGCTTTGTTATTAGTTCAAGAAAGAGCTTGA
- the LOC131307852 gene encoding uncharacterized protein LOC131307852, with product MLNFSKEMIVNTPYDQPAHQIRENRRIRHIFQGAVGALDGTLISAVVPCDQQIPYRGRGRGECYQNVLAICDFDMLFTFVWAGWEGVAHDSRVLRETMSDPANNFPILPPRKYFLCDAAYTHTRRFMAPYRNVRYWLADFQNGRRPRNKEERFNLAHARLRNVIERAFGVLKSRFPILKRMSSYPFAVQRNMVIACITMHNFIRRTCISDQFLDEFNDPNASYSNAQHHVDNFEAGGGSTQADQIFMLTLREQIATHLNAINYT from the exons ATGCTGAACTTCTCAAAAGAGATGATTGTTAACACACCTTATGATCAACCGGCACATCAAATACGAGAGAACCGTCGTATTAGACACATATTTCAG GGTGCGGTAGGTGCGCTTGACGGAACTCTTATTTCGGCAGTTGTGCCATGTGATCAACAAATTCCATACAGAGGACGAGGAAGAGGAGAATGTTACCAAAATGTGCTTGCTATATGTGACTTTGATATGTTGTTTACATTTGTGTGGGCTGGTTGGGAAGGGGTAGCACATGACTCACGGGTGCTAAGAGAAACTATGAGTGATCCAGCAAACAACTTTCCAATTCTTCCTCCAA GAAAATACTTTTTATGTGATGCAGCATACACTCATACACGTAGATTTATGGCACCATACCGGAATGTGCGGTATTGGTTAGCTGATTTCCAAAATGGTCGGCGTCCTAGGAATAAAGAAGAGCGATTCAACCTCGCACATGCGAGGTTACGGAATGTGATTGAGCGTGCTTTTGGAGTTCTGAAGTCTCGTTTTCCAATACTAAAAAGGATGTCATCATATCCTTTCGCGGTACAAAGAAATATGGTGATTGCTTGCATAACCATGCACAATTTTATTCGGAGGACTTGCATTTCAGATCAATTTCTTGACGAATTCAACGATCCAAATGCTTCTTACAGCAATGCTCAACATCATGTGGATAATTTCGAAGCAGGTGGAGGATCGACCCAagctgatcaaatttttatgctCACCTTACGAGAGCAAATTGCAACGCATTTGAATGCTATAAACTACACTTGa